The following are encoded in a window of Drosophila simulans strain w501 chromosome 3L, Prin_Dsim_3.1, whole genome shotgun sequence genomic DNA:
- the LOC27207729 gene encoding uncharacterized protein LOC27207729, with translation MYQNGLAAKASYMGSKPKAKQGQDEQDAGGAKEQINRPQNRTNTKQTKCERTLNCDGQQKIALRWALGNELDRRTTKIFEELPQSVLRRKRKGGANSGGIYFYYSFNKTT, from the exons atgtaccAAAACGGACTTGCAGCAAAGG cAAGTTACATGGGCAGCAAGCCGAAAGCAAAACAAGGGCAGGACGAACAGGATGCGGGAGGAGCCAAGGAGCAAATCAACCGCCCACAAAACAGGACAAACACCAAGCAAACGAAATGCGAAAGGACACTTAACTGCGACGGACAACAAAAAATAGCGCTTCGTTGGGCGTTAGGAAATGAG CTAGACCGACGAACGACGAAAATATTTGAGGAATTACCCCAAAGTGTATTGCGAAGAAAGCGGAAAGGTGGGGCTAATTCGGGAGGAATATACTTCTACTACTCTTTTAATAAAACTACATAA